ATAATGCGGTAGACTTCCTTTTTGCCGGGCGTAGATACCTTCTCAGGGTTGGAAGAGATCTTAATCGTAGGGATCATCTCGCCGCTTGGAGCTTCAATCTCAACCAGCTTGTAGACGCCGCCCAGCGAAGGCTGATCCGAAGCGGTAATCAGCTGGGTTCCAACCCCCCATGTATCGATCGCCGCCCCTTGTGACTTCAAGTTCATGATGGTGTTCTCATCCAGATCATTGGAGGCCACGATCTTCACATACTGCAGCCCGGCTTCATCCAGCATCTCGCGCGCCTTGCGGGACAGATAAGCAAGGTCACCGCTGTCCAGCCGGATGCCGTTCATCCGTTTGCCCTGCGCTTCCAGCTTCTTCGCCGTGTTGATCGCATTCGGCACACCGCTGCGCAGGGTATCGAAGGTATCCACCAGCAGCGTCACGCCGTCCGGCATCACTCTCGCGTAGGCGTCGAACGCTTCCTGCTCACTCGGGAAGCTCTGCACCCAGGAATGGGCATGGGTGCCCTTCGTAGGGATGCCGAACTTTTTGCCGGCCAGCATGTTCGAGGTCGCGTGGAAACCGCCGACATAAGCAGCGCGAGCGCCCCAGACTGCGGCATCCGCCTCCTGCGCGCGGCGCGTTCCGAACTCCAGCAGTGTATCATGCGGGGCCACCTGCTTGATACGCGACGCCTTGGTAGCAATCAACGTCTGGTAATTCATGAAGTTCAGGATAGCAGTCTCGACCAGCTGCGCCTCCATAATCGTGCCTTCGACCCGGATCAGCGGCTCATCGGGGAAGACCAGAGCCCCTTCCTTCATGGAATGGATACTGCCCTGGAAATGGAACTGCAGCAGCTCCTCCAGGAAGGCCGGCGCATAGTTCTCTTCCTGCTCCGACAGGTAGCGGATATCCTCTTCCGTGAACCGCAGCTCCGCGATGTACTGGGCGATCCGCTCCAGCCCGGCGAACACGGCGAATCCGTTGCCGAACGGCAGCTTGCGGAAGTAGGCTTCGAATACTGCCCGGCGCTTGTGTGTACCATTCATCCAGTGGGCATACATCATATTAATCTGATATTTGTCTGTATGTAGAGCAAGTTCTCCCCTCAAGTCCTCATCTCCTATGCTGATGTGTTACTACTCTGCTAACGCCGTGACAACCTTCGCTCCAAGACTGCCGCGGAAGTGTCCGAGCGCCCACACATGGCCGTCAGGATTGAAGCTGGCGACGGCATCCTCATGCACCGTTATCCCAAAGCCATGATTGTAGGCATCCACCGCCGTATGCAGCACACAGATATCCGTACATACCCCGATCAGATGCACCTCGGTAATGCCCCGCTCACGCAGCTTCAGTGCAAGATCCGTGCCGCAGAAGGCGCTGTAACGCGTTTTGTCCATCCAGTAGATGGCTTCCCGGTTCGCCTCGTAGACAGCCTTCAGGCTGCCGTACAGCTCGCGCCCCTGGCTTCCCCGCAGATTATGCGGCGGAAACAGCTTGGTCTCCGGGTGGTACGGATCATCCGCTTCATGCAAATCTATAGCCATCACCACATAATCCCCGCTGCGCACGAATTGCTCTGTCAATTCACTGACTCTGGGCGCAATATCGATGCCGGGCTGGCCGACAGGCAGGTTCCCGTCAACAAAATCATTCGTGAAATCAATTACAATCAGTGCTCTCATAGGTCAGCCTCCTAAAAGGTTAATGGGCTTGCACTTCCCGGCACCTTACGTATAGATGGATAATAACGGCTCATGGTCCGTGAACATATAGAGCTGTGCCGGGCGCTGGGAGTATTGATTGGAGCTGAGCGGATTCCCCGCTTCATCGCTCACTTCTTTTAATATACCCTGACGGCTGCGTGTTGACGTAATTTTGCGGATAAAATTCGGTTCTTTGAATTCCGGCACCACTGTCTGAATCACCTGGTACAGCTCACTCAGTGTGAAATGGCGCGGCAGGAACTGCCGGGCAATCGTCGTCTGCAGCATCTGCTGCTGAATCCGCAGGTAGGCATCGGTAATAATGTCATGGTGGTCAAAAGCCAGCTCCAGCTCCTCCAGCGCTTCCTTCAGTGTGAACAGGCCAACCTCGCCTGCATCATCCGAGGCCTGCCGCTGCTCCAGCATCCACTCCTCCACCAGCGCAAAGAAGGCATGGCTGATAATCCAGCCGCGCGGATCACGACCCGGTTGGCTGTAGACGCCGAGATATTCCAAATGTCCGCCGTCCACGCCCGTTTCTTCCTTCAGCTCGCGTGTAGCGGCATCATAGATCGATTCATCCTCCTGGCAAAAGCCGCCCGGCAGGGCCCACATGCCCGCACACGGCCATTTTTTGCGCCGGACCAGCATGACCTTCAGCTCGCGCAGCGGCAGCGTCTTCGTGACGGTCTTCCGCTCGCGTTTGGTCAGTGTAAACATGACAATATCCGCCGGAACGCCATCCGGAGTGCGGTACTTCTTGGCGTTATAGGTTTGTTCCGCGTTCTCAGTCACTATAGATCATCCTTTGCCGCAGCTATTGTTTGTTGTTCGTATCTTTTAATGTACCAAACCTGTCCGCCCAAAATCAACTTCCAGAGCCGGAAGATTGCCGAAAGATATGTAAAAGGGACGGATTCACATCCGCCCCCCGGGGGTTCTGCATTAATCTCCGCATGTGGAGGGCGGCGCCTCGGTGCCTGCTTCCACATTGATTTTATCCGAAACAGTATCCCTGATCACCGAAATGACCATCTGCAGCAGATAATTGATATCGCTCTGGCTCTGCTGGAACTCGTTCACAACCGGGATACTGTCAATTTCATCCTGCAGCTCTTCAATCTCACGTTCAATCTTCTCGACCATGGCCTGGTTCTTGAAGCTCTCGAACGCCACGATCTCCTTCTGCTTCTTCTTAATCGTAGCAATAAGTCCCTGCACACGCTCGTGATTCAGAATCTTCTGCTCGGCCTGCTGGAAATGACGGACCTCCTCACTGGTGGAGATGAGTGCAGCCAAGTCCTTCGCTTTGCCCATAATATCCTCACGAACAATTAAATCCCGGGTATTATGGGTCTGCATGCCATATTCATTCAGTCGTGCTTCTTCCTGGCTCATTCTTCTCGCCCCATTTCTCTATAATTAGAGGACCGCTGCGGCTTCCGCCTGATAGTCCCCTCTAATGTACCAAGTCTTCGCGCCCGTAATGCTCACCTGCACCAGCGTGCCAATCAGGGAGGACGGGCCTTCAAAATGCACCAGCTTACTGTCACGGGTACGTCCAGCCAGCATCCGGGCATTATTCTTGCTCTCGCCTTCCACCAGAACCTCCACTTGCTGGCCCAGCATCCGCTCATTCCCCAGCCGGCTCTGCTCCTTGATCAGATCATTAAGACGCTGGAGACGCGCGCTCTTGACCTCTGGCGGAACATTATCCTCCATCCCGGCTGCCGGAGTCCCTTCGCGCGGAGAATAAATGAAGGTATACGCCATATCATACCCTACTTCGCGCACCAGGGACAGTGTCTCCTCGAACTGCTCCTCTGTCTCACCGGGGAAGCCGACGATAATATCAGTAGTCAGCACCGTATCCGGCACGCCTGCCTTAATTTTGCGGACCAGCTCCAGATAGGCTTCACGGGTATATTTGCGGCTCATGCGCTTCAGCACGGCTGTGCTTCCCGACTGCACCGGCAGATGGATATGCTCCACCAGATTGCCGCCTTTACCCAGCACATGAATCAATTTATCGTCAAAATCACGCGGATGCGAGGTCATGAACCGGATACGCGGAATGTCGATCCCACGCATGTCGTCCATCAGGTCGCCGAAGGTATACTCAATGTCGGTAAAATCCTTGCCGTAGGCGTTCACGTTCTGCCCCAGCAGCGTCACTTCCTTGAACCCCTGACGGGCCAGCTCCCGTACCTCGGCAATGACATCCTCCGGACGTCTGCTCCGCTCCTTCCCCCGGGTGAACGGCACAATGCAGTAGGTACAGAACTTGTCGCAGCCGTACATAATGTTCACCCAGGCGCGCAGACCCTCCCGCTTCTTCGGCAGATTCTCGATGATATCGCCTTCCTTGGACCAGACCTCGATGACCAGCTCGCGGCTGAATACCGCTTCCTTGATCAGCTCCGGCAGGCGGTGGATATTATGTGTGCCAAAAATCAGATCAACGAAGCCGTACCGGCTCATGATCCGGTTGACCACGCCCTCCTCCTGGGACATACAGCCGCAGATCCCCAGGAGCAGGCCGGGCTTCTCCAGCTTCAGTGTTTTGAGATGGCCCAGCTCTCCGAATACCTTATCCTCCGCATTCTCGCGGATCGCACATGTATTAAGTAAAATAATATCAGCCTCACTGCGGTCTTCAGCCGCCCGGTAACCGAGCTGCTCCAGCATTCCCTTCATCGTCTCCGTGTCATGCTCATTCATCTGGCAGCCGTAGGTGGTAATATGATAGCTCTTGCCTGCACCGAAATCTGCCATCTCCGGCGGAATGTCGAAATGATACAGCACCTCAATCTCTTCCTTGCCCCGCCGCTTGCCTTCCTTGTAATCGGGCTGGCTGTTGATCTGCACGTTTCTGCCTTTGATCCGGTAGGTGGTCTTGCCCTCGGTCTCGCTGATGATCTTGGCATCCGTGAAATCGAAATACTGCCCGTAATCCTTGCTTCCCTTCGCCATGCTAAAGTCACATCCTCTGCTGATGTCCCCATATTTTCCGTGCTTTTCTAATGAGAAATTATATCACACCGCTCCCAAGATAATCCAATCACAGAAGCAGAATATCCGCACAGTAAGACCTTCTTGCAGTCAGCAGGAAGAGAGGGCAAGGTCCACACCACTCGTCTGGCTACCTCTCTCTTATCCATCCGGCGAATTAAGGGGCAGTAGTATTGTACTTCTGGCACAACCTGCGATAAACGCACGGCCTACGCGGTGCACCCAGTTCAATTGTGTTCGGTTTTTCGATTACATTCGTCTTACGTGGCACACCCAGTCTCATTGTGGTCGGTTTTTCGATTACATTTGGCCTACGCGGCGCACCCAGTCCCATTGTGTTCGGTTTTTCGATTACATTTGGCCTACGTGACGCTCCCAGTCCATTTGTGTTCGGTTTTTCGATTACATTTGGCTTACGCGGTGCACCCAGTCCAATTGTGTTCGATTTTCCGTTACAATTTGTTAAATAGATGAAAGACGACGTTCTGTTTTTAGGCACGCTGCTCATTTTCATGCTGGAGTTGTGCCTTGAAAGACATGTTTGTTTTCGCATACATACTGAGCTCCTCATATACTCATGATGCCTCCGGATCATTCAAAGAGTACTTCTCCCCACGCTACGCCCCCTTATCCGCAACAGACGGATAATATAATTTCCTATACGACAAAAAAGCCCGGCCTTTAATGTAAGGTCCCGGACTTATTTATTATAACCAGCTTGCCGCCAGACGTCTTAATCCCCAAGCCTATAGATCAAAATCGATGCGTTGGAGTTGATCTGCGTTCCTCCGGCCAGGGTCTGTAAAGTAATTGCAGCGGCACTGGAATGGTTCCTTAAAGTGATTACATCGCCGGGGACTACAGAGATAATCACCATCCCGGGGTTAGGCTGTGTTCCCGCTCCTGAACCATAGACGCTGCCACCTACAGGTGCCCCGTTCAGATACAAAGTGAACTGATTCGGTTCCACTGCGGTGACAATGAAGATTACCGCATAATCTCCTGCATTCTCAACATTAATCTGAGCTGTATTAGGGGTATGCGAGAAGCCGACAAGACTCTCATTGCTGTCAAAAGTAACATCCGCTTCGGTAGCCACGGTCTGAGCCGCCGTATTGAAAATATAAGCATAAGATGACGCCAGTGCGCCTGTGGCGCCCGTTACACCAGTCAAACCCGTGGCTCCAGTTGCACCTGTTGCACCCGTCACACCTGTTACACCCGTGGCTCCTGTCACACCTGTGGCTCCGGTGACTCCTGTTGCCCCTGTCACACCCGTTACCCCCGTCACACCTGTTACACCCGTGGCTCCTGTCACACCTGTGGCTCCGGTGACTCCTGTGGCTCCGGTGACTCCTGTTGCCCCCGTCGCACCCGTCACACCCGTCACACCCGTTACACCCGTGGCACCCGTCACACCCGTTACTCCCGTCACACCTGTGGCTCCGGTGACTCCTGTTGCCCCCGTCACTCCCGTCACCCCCGTCACACCTGTGGCCCCCGTTACTCCCGTCACACCTGTAGCTCCGGTGACTCCTGTTGCCCCTTCTCCCAGCAACTCCTGCGAGACCAGCCGGTGTGCTGTTACCAACTGCCCGCTGGCATTTTGGCCCCATAGGGATACCTGCGCTTCCGAGACTGCCGTTCCTGTCGTGTTGAACACGAATTCAAAAGCATCCAGGTCCGCATAGTAAATTCTGGTAACCACTTGGGAGGGAGCCACACTGATCTCCTCTTGTACATATAAGGTGCGTATGCCGTTCAGGGTATAACCCAAAATAAGAATATCGAAGAATCCGGTTATATTGCGGCCGTCTATTTTGAGTGTTACCCTTTGAGTCGGGCGGGTCCCCGTATTGCTTGCAATATTATTCTCAATCGGTCCTGTAGATAAAATTGCCATTTCCAGCTCCCCTCTCAATCTAAATCCAGCTATATTAATAGCAATATTCGAGAGAATACAGAAGAGTGTTGGCATATTGGTATTATTATAAGAAACAGTAACAACCAGTACATCTTCAAAGATTCACCCGCAAAAAAAACACCCCATGCGGGCAGCCATGAGCTGATAGACTTGAAGTCTAACCTAATGGCTTGGCACAGGGTGTTACAGATCAAGCTCTATTGATTAATACAATGTCTTGGTAGACTCCGAGGTGAACGGAATAATCTCGTTAATCTTGCCTGCCTGCACTTTCGCAGGCCAAGCCGGATCACTGATCAAGGCTCTGCCTACCGCTACCAGGTCGAACTCGCCTTTATCCAGCCGGAGCAGCAGCCGCTCAAGGTTGTCATCCTCATTCTTCTCCGTAACCGCACTGGTGAATGCGCTGTCCAGGCCGACAGAACCTACTGTGATCGCAGGCTTGCCTGTAATCTTCTTGGTCCAGCCTGCCAAGTTAAGCTCCGAGCCTGCGAATTCCGGCTCCCAGAACCGCCGGGTCGAGCAGTGGAAGATATCCACACCGGCATTGCTGAGCGGGGTGAGGAAGCGGGCCAGGTCTTCGGGAGTCGCTGCCAGCTTAGCGTCATAGGCCCCGGCCTTCCACTGCGAGAAGCGGAGTACGATCGGGAAATCCGGTCCTACCGCGCGGCGGCAGGCATCGATCACTTCCACCGCGAAGGTGGTGCGCGCTTCCAGATCGCCGCCGTATTCATCGGTCCGGTGGTTGGTCTTCTCCCAGAAGAACTGGTCGATCAAATAGCCATGGGCACCGTGCAGCTCAATGCCGTCGAAGCCGATGGCCTTGGCCGCCTTCGCTGCCTTGGCAAAGGCACTGACGATGACCTGAATCTCGCTCTTAGTCATCGGCTCCGTGACCTGTTCTCCAGCCAGATTCAGCCCGGACGGGCCGATCGGCAGCGCCGAAGCGTTAGGCAGCTCACCAATGCTGCGGGCCATGCCGACATGCCAGAGCTGAGGCATAATCTTGCCCCCGGCAGCATGCACCCCGCTCACGACCTGCGCCCAGCCCTCGAGGGCGGCTTCGCCATGGAAGTTCGGGATATCCTGATGGCTGACTGCCGCCGGATGATCGATGGCTGTGCCTTCGGTAATGATCAGGCCCACTCCGCCTTCCGCGCGGCGGCGGTAATACGCCGCCACCTCAGGCCCAGGTACGCCCTCAGGAGAATGCACCCGGGTCATCGGTGCCATAACTACGCGGTTGCTTAGGGACAAGCCTCCGCCTTCAAAAGGTTCAAACAATGCAGCAACGTTCATAATCCATTAGCCTCCATTTCATACGATGATTACTTGATGATTACTTTAAGTAAGCATTAGTATGACGGTTCCCGGCGGCAAATGCAAATGACTGCCAGTCTAAGAGATTCGATAAGTCTTATAAGTCCAGCACTCCGGCTTTTGGAGTCACCCGGAAGGCTGCCGCCAGATCTGCCAGCTGCTGATCGGTGATCTTCTGCCGAACCTTTCTTCCGCCGATCAGGTTATACACAATCGCAGCTTTCTCTATCGTTTCGACCAGTCCAAAGGTGGCATCCATCGTCGCACCGGTCACAAAGATCCCATGCTGCGGCCAGATGACCACGCGGTATTCCTTCATCCGGTCAGCGGTGGCCCGGCCGATCTCGCTGCTCCCCGGCACCATCCAGGGAATGACGCTGACGCCATCCGGGAAGACCACCAGACATTCTGTGCACATCTCCCACAGCGTCTTGGTGAATTTCAGCTCATCCAGATCATGGGTGAAGGTCATGGCAATGACATTCGTTGCATGGGTATGCAGCACAATCCGGTGCGCCGGATCTACCTTCAGCCGTTCGATATGGCTCATGAAGTGGGAAGCCAGCTCACTGGTCGGAACAGCGCCGCCCCGCAGTCCCCATAGCACCTCCACACTCTCACCGCTGCTGCTTACACGCAGCACACCCAGATTGGCCTCCGGGTCTTTGATCACATTACGAAAATACTTGCCTGATCCGGTAACGATGAAGTATTTGCCCGCCAGCTCCGCTACAGGGAAGGTAAGGCTGATCGTACGCAGCGGCTCACGGATATTGATATACTTGGCTACCTCTTCTTCATCCAGGAGGTAACTGACGTTGCCCCCGTTCAGCTCATCCCAGCCCAGCGACCACATGTGATGGGTAATTTCGGACATTTCCTCAATAAAAGGCGCGGTGACGCCGGATATATACCCTTTGGATTCAATTACGGAAGTACTCATATACTCTCTCCTTCTATATGCACCTTCAGCGTGCGGGTACTTGTTATTTTGTGATTTCAGCAGCCTGATCTTATCTTAAAGCCAATACATCCTGCTCATAGCGCTTCACTTCAGCCAACCATTGCTCGCGGACCGGAGCCCCCTGCGAAGCGCAATAGTAATCCCAGACTGCACCGAACGGGTAGGACTTGAATTCTTCCACCAGGGCCAGCCGTGAGGTGTAATCTCCGGCCTGTTCAATGGCCCGAAGCTCCTCAATCGGCTCCAGCATAGCGCGCAGCAGGGCCTTGATCGTATTGCGCGTGCCGATTACCCAAGCCGCCAGGTGATTGATGCTGCCGTCGAAGAAGTCGAGCCCGATATGCGTGCGCGGCAGCAGCTCCCCGCGAACCAGCTCGCGGGCAATCTCCAGCAGTTCATCGTCCATCGTGACCA
This genomic interval from Paenibacillus sp. FSL H8-0332 contains the following:
- a CDS encoding nicotinate phosphoribosyltransferase; this translates as MRGELALHTDKYQINMMYAHWMNGTHKRRAVFEAYFRKLPFGNGFAVFAGLERIAQYIAELRFTEEDIRYLSEQEENYAPAFLEELLQFHFQGSIHSMKEGALVFPDEPLIRVEGTIMEAQLVETAILNFMNYQTLIATKASRIKQVAPHDTLLEFGTRRAQEADAAVWGARAAYVGGFHATSNMLAGKKFGIPTKGTHAHSWVQSFPSEQEAFDAYARVMPDGVTLLVDTFDTLRSGVPNAINTAKKLEAQGKRMNGIRLDSGDLAYLSRKAREMLDEAGLQYVKIVASNDLDENTIMNLKSQGAAIDTWGVGTQLITASDQPSLGGVYKLVEIEAPSGEMIPTIKISSNPEKVSTPGKKEVYRIIGQNGKALADYISFADEPAPRSGVRLKLFNPLHPYMKKHVERYDAVRMLEPIVVNGFQVYTLPDLAEIRRYHQEQLDLFWPEYLRKLNPEVFRVNLSEQLWNRKQQLIAEHMITDVE
- a CDS encoding isochorismatase family cysteine hydrolase yields the protein MRALIVIDFTNDFVDGNLPVGQPGIDIAPRVSELTEQFVRSGDYVVMAIDLHEADDPYHPETKLFPPHNLRGSQGRELYGSLKAVYEANREAIYWMDKTRYSAFCGTDLALKLRERGITEVHLIGVCTDICVLHTAVDAYNHGFGITVHEDAVASFNPDGHVWALGHFRGSLGAKVVTALAE
- a CDS encoding NUDIX hydrolase, producing MTENAEQTYNAKKYRTPDGVPADIVMFTLTKRERKTVTKTLPLRELKVMLVRRKKWPCAGMWALPGGFCQEDESIYDAATRELKEETGVDGGHLEYLGVYSQPGRDPRGWIISHAFFALVEEWMLEQRQASDDAGEVGLFTLKEALEELELAFDHHDIITDAYLRIQQQMLQTTIARQFLPRHFTLSELYQVIQTVVPEFKEPNFIRKITSTRSRQGILKEVSDEAGNPLSSNQYSQRPAQLYMFTDHEPLLSIYT
- a CDS encoding YlbF family regulator, giving the protein MSQEEARLNEYGMQTHNTRDLIVREDIMGKAKDLAALISTSEEVRHFQQAEQKILNHERVQGLIATIKKKQKEIVAFESFKNQAMVEKIEREIEELQDEIDSIPVVNEFQQSQSDINYLLQMVISVIRDTVSDKINVEAGTEAPPSTCGD
- the miaB gene encoding tRNA (N6-isopentenyl adenosine(37)-C2)-methylthiotransferase MiaB — translated: MAKGSKDYGQYFDFTDAKIISETEGKTTYRIKGRNVQINSQPDYKEGKRRGKEEIEVLYHFDIPPEMADFGAGKSYHITTYGCQMNEHDTETMKGMLEQLGYRAAEDRSEADIILLNTCAIRENAEDKVFGELGHLKTLKLEKPGLLLGICGCMSQEEGVVNRIMSRYGFVDLIFGTHNIHRLPELIKEAVFSRELVIEVWSKEGDIIENLPKKREGLRAWVNIMYGCDKFCTYCIVPFTRGKERSRRPEDVIAEVRELARQGFKEVTLLGQNVNAYGKDFTDIEYTFGDLMDDMRGIDIPRIRFMTSHPRDFDDKLIHVLGKGGNLVEHIHLPVQSGSTAVLKRMSRKYTREAYLELVRKIKAGVPDTVLTTDIIVGFPGETEEQFEETLSLVREVGYDMAYTFIYSPREGTPAAGMEDNVPPEVKSARLQRLNDLIKEQSRLGNERMLGQQVEVLVEGESKNNARMLAGRTRDSKLVHFEGPSSLIGTLVQVSITGAKTWYIRGDYQAEAAAVL
- a CDS encoding NADH:flavin oxidoreductase, whose amino-acid sequence is MNVAALFEPFEGGGLSLSNRVVMAPMTRVHSPEGVPGPEVAAYYRRRAEGGVGLIITEGTAIDHPAAVSHQDIPNFHGEAALEGWAQVVSGVHAAGGKIMPQLWHVGMARSIGELPNASALPIGPSGLNLAGEQVTEPMTKSEIQVIVSAFAKAAKAAKAIGFDGIELHGAHGYLIDQFFWEKTNHRTDEYGGDLEARTTFAVEVIDACRRAVGPDFPIVLRFSQWKAGAYDAKLAATPEDLARFLTPLSNAGVDIFHCSTRRFWEPEFAGSELNLAGWTKKITGKPAITVGSVGLDSAFTSAVTEKNEDDNLERLLLRLDKGEFDLVAVGRALISDPAWPAKVQAGKINEIIPFTSESTKTLY
- the rhaD gene encoding rhamnulose-1-phosphate aldolase; the encoded protein is MSTSVIESKGYISGVTAPFIEEMSEITHHMWSLGWDELNGGNVSYLLDEEEVAKYINIREPLRTISLTFPVAELAGKYFIVTGSGKYFRNVIKDPEANLGVLRVSSSGESVEVLWGLRGGAVPTSELASHFMSHIERLKVDPAHRIVLHTHATNVIAMTFTHDLDELKFTKTLWEMCTECLVVFPDGVSVIPWMVPGSSEIGRATADRMKEYRVVIWPQHGIFVTGATMDATFGLVETIEKAAIVYNLIGGRKVRQKITDQQLADLAAAFRVTPKAGVLDL